A single genomic interval of Hydractinia symbiolongicarpus strain clone_291-10 chromosome 8, HSymV2.1, whole genome shotgun sequence harbors:
- the LOC130656080 gene encoding intraflagellar transport protein 57 homolog, translated as MADEEAESAAPGVTYMNTFILMEEFLDKLKLLNYEKEFCRAWGFRQFSRHYFAIATNPGEQFYAFTNIVAWLLNQCGKSFERPQEYDDPNATVSEILNEAKSLGITVDFPPGKLKVGYGEHVIYLLNKLSDEALKCKMFSWKNPEYVQEEEAEENVIEDDSELTMEKLNDELAEEIEEEAEEEESYLDLAGLKQQSYMNEFSKSKPDSMLVSQVDVSEWKLELERVLPLLKVHIRADNKDWRSHYEQMQQYSNGINQTLQDTQSQLDKLHQEISKTLEKVASREKYINSQLEGKIQEYRNSEDKLAVTRERYKQSSGGVTELTQALSQITEELEQVKQQMDERGTNMTDSGPLVRIKQAVAKLQEEIQQMELQIGVLEHSLLQGRVREKLGLEVKVNKIGSKKDS; from the coding sequence atggcaGACGAAGAAGCGGAATCTGCAGCTCCAGGTGTTACTTACATGAATACATTTATTCTTATGGAGGAATTCTTAGATAAACTAAAATTGTTGAACTATGAAAAAGAGTTCTGTCGCGCCTGGGGATTTCGTCAGTTCTCCCGGCATTACTTTGCCATTGCCACAAACCCAGGAGAGCAGTTTTATGCATTTACCAATATCGTTGCGTGGCTTTTAAATCAGTGTGGAAAGTCATTTGAACGACCACAAGAGTATGATGACCCCAATGCCACAGTCTCCGAAATTCTTAACGAGGCTAAATCGCTAGGTATAACTGTAGACTTCCCGCctggaaaattaaaagttggCTATGGTGAACATGTGATTTATTTGCTAAATAAATTGTCTGACGAAGCTCTTAAGTGTAAGATGTTTTCATGGAAGAATCCTGAATATGTTCAAGAAGAAGAAGCAGAGGAAAACGTCATAGAAGATGATTCTGAATTAACCATGGAAAAATTAAACGATGAGTTGGCAgaagaaattgaagaagaagctgaagaagaagaaagttatttagaTCTAGCTGGATTGAAACAACAATCCTACATGAATGAGTTTAGTAAGTCGAAACCAGACTCTATGTTGGTATCACAAGTAGATGTTAGTGAATGGAAATTAGAGCTTGAAAGAGTTCTCCCTCTGTTGAAGGTTCATATTCGAGCAGATAATAAAGACTGGCGTAGTCATTACGAACAAATGCAACAATACAGCAATGGTATAAACCAAACATTGCAGGATACACAATCACAACTTGATAAGCTTCACCAAGAAATAAGTAAAACACTGGAGAAAGTTGCAAGTCGTGAGAAATACATCAACAGTCAATTAGAAGGAAAAATTCAAGAGTACCGAAATAGCGAAGACAAATTAGCCGTAACACGTGAACGATATAAACAGAGTAGTGGTGGTGTGACAGAGCTGACGCAGGCATTGTCTCAAATAACGGAAGAGTTAGAACAAGTGAAGCAACAAATGGATGAGCGAGGCACGAACATGACGGATTCAGGTCCACTTGTTCGCATCAAGCAGGCAGTAGCCAAATTGCAGGAAGAAATACAACAAATGGAGCTTCAGATTGGTGTTTTAGAACATTCCTTATTGCAAGGTAGAGTGCGTGAAAAATTGGGATTGGAagtgaaagtcaataaaattggCAGTAAAAAGGACTCTTGA